The following are encoded in a window of Cucurbita pepo subsp. pepo cultivar mu-cu-16 chromosome LG12, ASM280686v2, whole genome shotgun sequence genomic DNA:
- the LOC111807512 gene encoding uncharacterized protein LOC111807512, which produces MNWLALDNTHLTFFKCTRWQLEETLDKFTCPYHYYCDTVYPGDYPPAVDLLVLVFTVATYVSTLLFMLADVSSSRGKNCFDQPKRFLLPSGPVSLPIFLFVLTKGHRINTLFPLFLMGPAILHLVYISALTFDNNGGDKDIKYVFFEASTMSGILHASLNLDALILPYYTGLDALMGSNFSGECPSCVCRNEPLVVGGRFVSYRGWSGTTFVVVCALCTRIVCRVSGEKVRRRAVVLRWVLEGLGWVFITLDCVYLSGNLGLERREMQGVAYGCVFGLVFVHVVKVVRRLQLMCYVGNDYELDNV; this is translated from the coding sequence ATGAATTGGCTGGCTCTCGACAATACCCATTTAACCTTCTTCAAATGCACCCGATGGCAACTAGAAGAAACATTAGACAAATTCACCTGCCCTTATCATTATTACTGCGACACCGTTTACCCCGGCGATTATCCCCCCGCCGTTGATTTACTTGTTCTTGTCTTCACGGTGGCGACTTACGTCTCGACCCTTTTGTTCATGCTGGCCGACGTATCGTCGTCTCGTGGTAAGAATTGTTTCGATCAACCAAAGAGGTTCCTTTTACCATCTGGGCCTGTTTCTCTTCCGATTTTCCTCTTTGTATTGACCAAAGGCCATCGAATCAATACCCTTTTCCCTCTGTTCCTCATGGGTCCTGCAATTCTTCATTTGGTTTACATCTCAGCTCTCACATTTGACAATAATGGAGGCGACAAGGACATTAAGTACGTGTTCTTTGAAGCTTCCACAATGTCTGGGATTCTTCATGCGAGCTTGAATTTGGACGCTCTGATTCTGCCTTACTACACGGGGTTGGATGCTTTGATGGGGTCCAATTTTTCTGGGGAATGTCCATCGTGTGTTTGTAGAAACGAGCCTTTGGTGGTTGGGGGGAGGTTTGTGTCTTACAGGGGTTGGTCGGGTACTACGTTTGTGGTTGTGTGTGCTTTGTGTACGAGGATTGTGTGTCGGGTGTCGGGGGAGAAGGTGAGGAGAAGAGCTGTGGTTTTGAGGTGGGTGTTggaagggttgggttgggttttcATAACATTGGATTGTGTTTATTTGAGTGGAAATTTGGGATTGGAGAGAAGGGAGATGCAAGGTGTTGCTTATGGTTGTGTGTTTGGTTTGGTGTTTGTTCATGTCGTCAAAGTGGTGAGGAGATTGCAGTTGATGTGTtatgtggggaatgattatgaaTTGGACAATGTGTAA